A single region of the Acanthopagrus latus isolate v.2019 chromosome 11, fAcaLat1.1, whole genome shotgun sequence genome encodes:
- the LOC119028730 gene encoding mast cell protease 1A-like has translation MWPEVSIKQIEHCCVKGSTLLTTQKHQAKASAAMMRALQKFLLFHALTCLWRNALGTEIIHGQIAPRNQMLYMASVQTRSGHHCGGSLISDNFVLTAAHCDHHGLESVVLGTHDLRSGGTVRRIVQRCRYPYYQHHTTGGDIMLLKLSPRVPEGGTIRHISLPSPNMKLQHNQVCQVAGWGVTEAGRGVADLRVVDVSVVDQNVCRRQWSWIPANVICAGGYQTLKGACNGDSGGPLVCNGVAAGVVSYGDQGCRDPRFPNVYTDVSKFRRWINQIIRHNGC, from the exons ATGTGGCCAGAAGTCAGTATAAAGCAGATCGAACACTGTTGCGTGAAAGGGTCGACTCTACTGACAACCCAGAAACACCAGGCCAAGGCCTCTGCTGCCATGATGCGTGCTCTGCAGAAGTTTCTGCTCTTTCATGCTCTGACATGTCTCTGGCGGAATG CACTTGGGACTGAAATCATACACGGGCAAATTGCTCCACGGAACCAGATGCTGTATATGGCCTCAGTGCAGACCAGATCCGGACACCACTGTGGAGGCTCCCTCATCAGTGACAactttgtcctcactgctgcGCACTGTGATCATCA TGGACTGGAGAGCGTTGTTTTGGGGACCCACGATCTCAGAAGCGGTGGGACAGTGAGAAGAATTGTGCAGAGATGCAGATACCCTTATTATCAGCATCACACAACAGGAGGTGACATCATGCTCCTCAAA ctgtctcCGAGAGTTCCAGAGGGTGGAACAATACGACACATTTCGCTTCCCTCTCCTAACATGAAACTACAACACAACCAAGTGTGCCAGGTGGCTGGATGGGGAGTGACCGAAGCCGGTAGAGGTGTTGCTGACCTGAGAGTGGTGGATGTGTCTGTCGTCGACCAGAACGTCTGTAGACGGCAATGGTCTTGGATACCTGCCAATGTCATCTGTGCAGGTGGATATCAGACACTCAAAGGAGCCTGCAAT GGTGATTCTGGTGGCCCTCTGGTGTGCAACGGGGTGGCTGCTGGTGTTGTATCTTACGGAGATCAAGGTTGCAGGGACCCACGTTTTCCAAATGTCTATACAGACGTGTCCAAGTTCCGTCGCTGGATCAACCAGATTATCAGGCACAATGGTTGTTAA